A genomic segment from Nicotiana sylvestris chromosome 1, ASM39365v2, whole genome shotgun sequence encodes:
- the LOC138871216 gene encoding uncharacterized protein: MFTKTEFQHVPRVQNEFADALATLSFMIQHPDKNFIDPISVKVHDQPAYYAQVEEEADEKTLFYDIKEYLAKGEYPELANPTQKRTLQRLSNNFFHSGGILYRRTPNLGLLRCVDMKEASKLLEEIHAGICGPHMNGFILAKKILRAGYFWMTMKMDCI, translated from the coding sequence atgttcacaaagacggaattccaacatgttcctagagtccagaatgagttcgccgatgcattggcgaCCCTGTCCtttatgatacaacatccagataaaaacttcattgatcctatttcagtaaaggtccatgatcagccagcctaTTATGCTcaggttgaagaagaagcagacgaaaagactttgttttatgatatcaaggaatacttggcgaaaggagaatacccggaacttgcaaatcctactcaaaaGCGCACACTTCAGAGgttatccaataatttctttcacagcggaggaatcctgtataggaggactcctaatttgggattactaaggtgtgtcgacatgAAAGAAGCATCCAAGTTATTAGAGGAGATTCATGCAGGGatctgcggtccacatatgaacggtttcatcttagcaaagaagatactccgtgctggttacttttggatgactatgaaaatggactgcatctag